In Vallicoccus soli, the following are encoded in one genomic region:
- a CDS encoding PfkB family carbohydrate kinase, translated as MSGPLVVVGDVLLDVDVEGTTTRLCPDAPAPVLDVERERVRPGGAGLAALLAARDGDEVVLVTALGDDAAAQRLRALLSPVVTLVALPDAHGTREKVRVRAGGTSLVRLDRGGPGAPDASGAAERLREVLAGAGAVLVSDYGGGTTSLPEVRAALQERPHGVPLVWDPHPRGAAPVPGATLVTPNADEAQRLGGPLDDLPAAPLAAAEARAAALVRRWRAGAVAVTLGARGALLSYGQGTPVVAPAPFAAHGDSCGAGDRFATAAAQSLAHGGGLSDALTHAVATAAAFVAAGGAASVEVRDEPSGAPAAAPPAGTAPAPGTAAPGTSTPEDVARRVRAAVGAGGTVVATGGCFDLLHAGHVATLRAARALGDALVVCLNSDASVSRLKGPTRPLVTAGDRARVLEALECVDAVVVFDEDTPEAVLDRLRPDVWAKGGDYADVALPESDLVRSWGGQPVVLPYLDGRSTTGLVTRITSGAPR; from the coding sequence GTGAGCGGGCCCCTGGTCGTCGTCGGCGACGTCCTGCTCGACGTCGACGTCGAGGGCACGACGACGCGGCTGTGCCCGGACGCCCCCGCCCCCGTCCTCGACGTGGAGCGCGAGCGCGTGCGCCCCGGGGGCGCGGGCCTGGCCGCCCTGCTCGCCGCGCGCGACGGCGACGAGGTCGTGCTCGTCACCGCGCTCGGCGACGACGCGGCCGCGCAGCGGCTGCGCGCCCTGCTCTCCCCCGTCGTGACCCTCGTGGCGCTGCCCGACGCGCACGGCACGCGCGAGAAGGTGCGGGTGCGCGCGGGCGGCACCTCGCTGGTGCGCCTCGACCGCGGCGGGCCCGGCGCCCCCGACGCGAGCGGCGCGGCCGAGCGGCTGCGCGAGGTCCTGGCCGGGGCGGGCGCGGTGCTCGTCAGCGACTACGGCGGCGGGACGACCTCGCTGCCCGAGGTGCGCGCGGCCCTGCAGGAGCGCCCGCACGGCGTGCCCCTCGTGTGGGACCCGCACCCGCGCGGCGCCGCCCCCGTCCCGGGGGCGACCCTCGTCACGCCGAACGCGGACGAGGCCCAGCGCCTCGGCGGCCCGCTCGACGACCTGCCCGCGGCGCCCCTCGCCGCGGCCGAGGCGCGCGCCGCCGCGCTGGTGCGGCGCTGGCGCGCCGGCGCCGTCGCGGTGACGCTCGGCGCGCGCGGCGCGCTCCTGTCGTACGGCCAGGGCACGCCCGTCGTCGCCCCGGCCCCCTTCGCCGCGCACGGGGACAGCTGCGGGGCGGGCGACCGCTTCGCCACCGCGGCGGCCCAGTCGCTCGCCCACGGCGGCGGGCTGTCCGACGCCCTGACGCACGCGGTGGCCACGGCCGCCGCCTTCGTCGCCGCCGGCGGCGCTGCGTCGGTGGAGGTGCGGGACGAGCCCTCCGGCGCGCCGGCCGCGGCCCCGCCGGCCGGCACCGCCCCCGCGCCCGGCACCGCCGCGCCCGGCACCTCGACGCCCGAGGACGTCGCGCGCCGGGTGCGCGCCGCGGTCGGGGCCGGTGGCACCGTGGTGGCGACCGGCGGCTGCTTCGACCTGCTGCACGCCGGCCACGTGGCGACGCTGCGCGCGGCCCGCGCCCTCGGCGACGCGCTCGTCGTCTGCCTCAACTCCGACGCCTCGGTCTCGCGGCTCAAGGGGCCCACGCGGCCGCTGGTCACCGCCGGGGACCGCGCGCGGGTCCTCGAGGCGCTCGAGTGCGTCGACGCCGTCGTGGTGTTCGACGAGGACACGCCCGAGGCCGTGCTCGACCGGCTGCGCCCCGACGTGTGGGCCAAGGGCGGGGACTACGCCGACGTCGCCCTGCCCGAGTCCGACCTGGTCCGCTCGTGGGGCGGGCAGCCCGTGGTGCTGCCGTACCTCGACGGGCGCTCCACGACCGGCCTCGTCACCCGCATCACCAGCGGCGCGCCCCGCTAG